Part of the Macrobrachium rosenbergii isolate ZJJX-2024 chromosome 30, ASM4041242v1, whole genome shotgun sequence genome is shown below.
GTAAAGAAACGAGTACACAAATGAAACAGACAGACCAACGAACAGTGCCATGGGGCAAAACGACGTATGACATTCTAGCGCTCTTAATATAATAGCCGGCTTCCTCCTAAATAAAAGAAGCAGAATAATAGCAGCGGCAAATAGCGGCAGCATATGGCCACTACGAGATCCACTAAAAGCTTATAACAATAGCCGGGGTACACGACCAGTGGGGCCCAAGGGGTCACGTCCCCCTAACCACCaggccccccccccaccactaCCTAATACGTCTTCTGTACTTAgaagaaaattagtaaatatatctACAATTggtctaaagtctctctctctctctctcttttctctctctctctccttcaattccCTATCCTCATCAATCACTCTATCAATCACggctcctctccctctctttctctctctctcttctcacaatCACCACAAACCCCTCCTCCCGACCCTTTCCCTCCCTCATCACCAACGCAatcttcaccatcatcaccatcattgttCACCGTCTTCTCTGCCACTTACCTCCTTCTTAAGAAAGGCGTCCGAAGAGGGCGGAGAGAGGCGAGCAGGCATTCGgatcacttttctttttattttcgtctcCTTCCGTTCAACTCGATTACGGATTTAACGTAAAGCCGTTTTTCTCGGAGGCGGacgggaggggggaggagggagcaCTCGACGTCGTATGCAGGAGGTCAGTtcggaataaaaataaaggacaatTAAATGGCCTTTGTGGGAATATAGCGCCACTTTGACCCGGTTCGGACGCGGGCAATATCAGGGAGCACCGATTTGTCGGAACGGCACTCAGGCACAATATTTGGAAAATGGTGGCTGGAGAGCGCAAAACTTTAGTCAAACAACTGTGTTCTGATTGGTCCACACCGATCAATGTTTGTCCCAACACGCCGCTGATTGGCTAAGAGGCGGGGCTCGACCGGGAGGGTGGGTCTAAAGTGGGCCCTGACCAATGGGCGAGCGTGGTTTCGTTGGGGGTGGTGGGGCTGCTCGGTGTCAGGAGGGGGGATATGATAGCCGGGTAAGTTATTCTTTAAGTTGGTATCGAGAGTTAGAGCACAACATTAATCATTCGCGGCCAACATCAGACGGGCTGTACCAGCGTCCGCCTTGGTTTTAGAAAGAAGTTCCTCGCTGTTGTTGTCGCCTCGCCCGCAGGCCGCcggcgtgcgcgcgcgcgcgagtgaCTGTGTGTATCTGTCGGTGCGTGAACTCCGAAACTCAACCATAGGTGTACACAAACGGCTTCCCGAAGCGCAAACGCTCCGggtttgaaaaggaataaatgatggACTCGGTGTGCGGAAGAGAGTCTTCGCTGTCGCCGCCTTCAGTAGTGGCCCCAGTCGCCGTCAAGCCTCCGCCCCTGAGCGACAGCCATGCCGTCGCCTCGCCCACGGATCAACAGCGCCTTTTATACCAGCTGGCCTTGGCGGAGAGATTGCGGTTGGCGTCGGCAGGACTGGCATGGGCGCGGCCGCCTCTAGCCGCTGCCCACCACCATCCCCTACAAGACCAGGGCCTAGGTGGGCATCTCGTGGGCGGCCTCATGGGAACGCACCTCATGGGAGGTTTTGGCTCGCCCTTGATGGGCGGTTTAGGAACGGCGGCAGGACTGGGTAGCGCCCTGATGGCTGGTCaaggaggtcctcctcctccagcgGCGGCAtaccctccaccccaccccctctacGGCTACAGGCTGGTCGACCCGAGGGCGCTGTTGGCACGAGGGCCCGAGGAGCCGAAGCCGCAGCACTCTTACATCGGCCTCATCGCCATGGCCATCCTCAGCAGTCCGGACAAGAAGCTGGTTCTGAGTGACATCTACCAGTACATCCTCGACCACTACCCCTACTTCCGGTCGAGAGGACCCGGCTGGAGGAACTCCATCCGCCACAACCTCTCCCTCAACGACTGCTTCGTCAAGGCCGGCCGCTCCGCCAACGGCAAAGGCCACTACTGGGCCATCCACCCGGCCAACATCGACGACTTCCGGAGGGGCGACTTCCGACGGCGTCGCGCCCAGCGACGCGTCAGGAAGCATCTGGGGCTGGCCGTGGACGATGATTCCTCGCCAGAGCCGCCCTCGCCGACGCCTTCCCACACGCCCACGCCAGTCACCGACACACCCACGGCCGCTCATATTCACCATCACCACCTTCAGCACCAGCACACCGCCCTCACCGTCCCTGAAGAGGGACCTCCGTCACCGTCTCCGGCGGGCTCTCAACCCCAACAGCCAGTTGTCGCCCGGAAGCGACA
Proteins encoded:
- the LOC136854776 gene encoding forkhead box protein L2-like: MMDSVCGRESSLSPPSVVAPVAVKPPPLSDSHAVASPTDQQRLLYQLALAERLRLASAGLAWARPPLAAAHHHPLQDQGLGGHLVGGLMGTHLMGGFGSPLMGGLGTAAGLGSALMAGQGGPPPPAAAYPPPHPLYGYRLVDPRALLARGPEEPKPQHSYIGLIAMAILSSPDKKLVLSDIYQYILDHYPYFRSRGPGWRNSIRHNLSLNDCFVKAGRSANGKGHYWAIHPANIDDFRRGDFRRRRAQRRVRKHLGLAVDDDSSPEPPSPTPSHTPTPVTDTPTAAHIHHHHLQHQHTALTVPEEGPPSPSPAGSQPQQPVVARKRQFDVASLLAPDDKLPKSRRHASDLGHDDHGEIDVVSDDPGDDTRPSVAPPSPTTGATNDDEDDDPRPWSLLGWVSGAPWPLPPPPPTSQPPTSDEGDPRTPSAHEPCPAPHDPNTQ